The following coding sequences are from one Schizosaccharomyces osmophilus chromosome 1, complete sequence window:
- the alp31 gene encoding tubulin specific chaperone cofactor A, Alp31, whose translation MSNPSRVVNIKTNVVKRILKDVQVVHVDIQDAKERVQTRINNQEDEHEVEHQKFVLKHHLRALPDALNRLQQASEDLQSIVDNPVYEGLPELESAKSVLDTAKEVLEKEQSSDAPKNGHA comes from the exons ATGTCAAACCCAAGTAGAGTTGTCAAcattaaaacaaatgtCGTAAAACGTATTCTGAAGGATGTCCAA GTTGTCCACGTCGATATTCAAGACGCCAAGGAACGCGTGCAGACTCGCATCAACAATCAGGAAGACGAGCATGAAGTGGAGCACCAG AAATTTGTGTTGAAGCATCATCTTCGTGCTCTTCCAGATGCTCTCAATCGCTTACAACAAGCTTCAGAAGACCTTCAATCCATCGTTGATAACCCAGTCTATGAGGGTCTGCCCGAATTGGAGTCCGCCAAATCCGTCCTTGACACGGCCAAGGAAGTCTTAGAAAAGGAGCAATCCAGCGATGCCCCTAAAAATGGACATGCTTAG
- the dmc1 gene encoding RecA family ATPase Dmc1, translated as MSAITDIVDTAGEDQMAFSDIEELTSHGIGMTDIVRLKQSGICTVQGVHMSTKRFLLKIKGFSEAKVDKLKEAASKMCPVNFATAMEISQTRKRVWNISTGSEALNGILGGGIQSMSITEVFGEFRCGKTQMSHTLCVAAQLPKDMGGAEGKVAFIDTEGTFRPDRIKAIADRYGLDPDQTMENIIVSRAYNSEQQMDYITRLGTIFAEDGQYRLLIVDSIMALFRVDYSGRGELSERQQKLNIMLARLNHISEEFNVAVFVTNQVQADPGAALMFASNDRKPVGGHVMAHASATRLLLRKGRGEERVAKLNDSPDMPEAECSYIITPGGIADVS; from the exons atgagTGCTATTACAGACATTGTTGACACGGCTGGCGAAGACCAAATGGCCTTCAGCgatattgaagaattaaCTTCTCATG GTATTGGAATGACTGATATTGTTCGTCTTAAACAGTCTGGAATCTGCACCGTACAGGGAGTCCACATGTCTACCAAGAGATTCTTAttaaaaatcaaaggaTTCAGTGAAGCAAAAGTAGATAAGCTCAAAGAAGCGGCTTCAAAGATGTGCCCGGTGAATTTTGCTACGGCAATGGAAATTAGTCAAACTCGTAAGCGAGTATGGAACATTTCCACTGGCTCGGAAGCATTGAATGGTATTCTAGGAGGCGGAATTCAGTCCATGAGTATCACAGAAGTGTTTGGTGAATTCAGATGCGGAAAAACACAAATGTCTCATACCCTTTGTGTTGCGGCACAACTTCCTAAGGATATGGGCGGCGCAGAAGGAAAAGTAGCCTTTATTGATACTGAAGGAACATTCCGCCCTGATCGTATCAAAGCAATTGCTGATCGTTATGGCTTGGATCCTGATCAAACAATGGAAAACATAATCGTTAGTCGCGCCTACAATTCTGAACAGCAAATGGACTATATTACGAGATTGGGAACTATCTTCGCCGAGGATGGTCAATATCGACTTCTCATTGTTGATTCCATTATGGCGCTTTTCCGAGTAGATTACTCTGGAAGAGGTGAACTGTCAGAGCGCCAGCAAAAACTAAATATCATGTTAGCCCGGTTAAACCACATTTCAGAGGAATTCAATGTAGCCGTGTTTGTCACGAATCAAGTTCAAGCAGACCCTGGTGCCGCTCTCATGTTTGCTTCCAACGATCGTAAACCGGTCGGTGGCCATGTCATGGCACATGCCAGTGCTACACGCCTGCTTTTGAGAAAAGGACGGGGAGAAGAGCGTGTTGCAAAACTCAACGATTCCCCTGATATGCCTGAAGCAGAGTGTAGTTACATTATCACACCCGGAGGAATTGCTGACGTGTCTTAA
- the utp7 gene encoding U3 snoRNP-associated protein Utp7, whose translation MSAQQLNLDEVKAKTNKYSRGRKLNPKKIKDKKLRSNVQKIEERIENVETDLSKTELLRVDEPGYLEAEGLEKTYKFTQNQIAPNVALETATKSFSLGLDKFGSYNFDYTRDGRMVLLGGRKGHVAAFDWRNGKLLTELHLQETIRDVKWFHNHQYFAVAQKKYVYVYDNMGTEIHCLKRHIDVNALDFLPYHLLLTSIGNAGYLKYQDVSTGQLVAEHRTGMGACHVLRQNPYNAVEHVGHANGQVTLWAPSSTTPLVKMLTHRGPVRDVAVDREGKYMVTAGADSLMKVWDLRNYKEVHSYYTPTPAQRMTLSDTGLLTVGWGSHATVWKDALRTKQSSPYMNHMIPSSSVVDLHYCPYEDILGIGHDKGFESVIIPGSGEPNYDSYENDPFAAKKQRQETEVRQLLEKLRPEMISLRPEFIGNVDRAAPSVRKQEVQEEKPPEQKWLPKNKARGKNSALRRYVRKHARNVVDQRRLNVEKSLESEKKMREQRVRQEKGLPQEREKWGYALSRFSRGK comes from the exons ATGTCTGCTCAACAGTTAAACTTGGACGAGGTCAAGGCAAAGACAAACAAATACTCTCGTGGTCGAAAACTCAATCCTaag AAAATCAAAGACAAGAAGCTTCGAAGCAATGtacaaaaaattgaagaaaggATTGAAAATGTAGAGACAGATCTATCTAAAACAGAGTTATTACGCGTCGATGAACCAGGTTATTTGGAAGCTGAAGGTTTAGAAAAAACTTACAAATTTACACAAAACCAAATTGCTCCAAATGTTGCTCTCGAAACTGCTACGAAG TCTTTTTCCTTGGGTTTGGATAAATTCGGCAGTTACAATTTCGACTACACAAGAGATGGCCGCATGGTGCTTCTAGGAGGTCGAAAGGGTCATGTTGCTGCTTTTGACTGGAGAAACGGTAAATTATTAACAGAATTGCACTTACAAGAAACAATTCGTGACGTGAAGTGGTTTCATAATCATCAATACTTTGCCGttgctcaaaaaaaatatgtttatgtttacgATAATATGGGTACAGAAATTCACTGCTTAAAGAGACACATAGACGTGAATGCTTTAGACTTCCTTCCATATCACCTTCTTTTAACTAGTATTGGTAATGCTGGTTATCTAAAATATCAAGATGTCTCAACTGGTCAATTGGTTGCGGAGCATCGTACTGGTATGGGAGCTTGCCACGTTCTTCGTCAGAATCCTTACAATGCCGTTGAACATGTTGGTCATGCTAACGGGCAAGTTACACTTTGGGCTCCCTCTTCTACTACACCGCTTGTTAAAATGCTCACCCATCGTGGGCCTGTGCGTGATGTGGCCGTTGATCGGGAAGGCAAATATATGGTAACTGCCGGCGCCGATAGTTTGATGAAAGTATGGGACCTTCGAAATTACAAGGAGGTTCATTCATATTATACTCCCACACCCGCTCAACGCATGACTTTGAGTGATACAGGTTTACTCACAGTCGGTTGGGGTTCTCATGCTACGGTTTGGAAAGATGCTTTACGTACAAAACAAAGTTCTCCTTACATGAATCATATgattccttcttcatctgtGGTTGATCTTCATTATTGTCCTTATGAGGATATATTGGGCATTGGTCATGACAAGGGATTTGAGAGTGTAATTATTCCTGGATCTGGTGAACCTAATTATGATTCTTATGAGAACGATCCTTTCGCCGCCAAGAAACAGAGACAAGAAACAGAAGTTCGTCAActtcttgaaaagcttcGCCCTGAGATGATTTCTCTGCGCCCTGAATTTATCGGTAATGTGGATAGGGCTGCTCCTTCAGTTCGAAAGCAAGAGgttcaagaagaaaagcctCCAGAGCAAAAATGGCTTCCCAAAAACAAGGCACGAGGTAAAAACTCGGCTTTGCGTCGCTATGTGCGTAAGCATGCTCGGAACGTAGTGGATCAACGTCGTCTTAACGTCGAAAAATCTCTTGAgagtgaaaagaaaatgcgAGAACAGCGCGTTCGTCAAGAGAAAGGATTGCCTCaagaaagggaaaaatGGGGTTATGCACTATCGCGGTTTTCTCGGGGAAAATAA
- the sec17 gene encoding alpha SNAP, which translates to MIADPDQLMQKAAKKASGTSGFALFGSGNKYEEASELFLDAANGYRLQKQGSAAGFAFEKAAEMQLKTDEKDDAANTYVEAYKSYRREKPTEAARTLQIAVDLFTRRGNFRRAANYKMDLGTLFEQDLQNPKAALASYEDAGEWYMSDQAEALANKAYLKVADLAGQAGEYSVAIQKFEQVARASVQNSLLKWSVKDYLLKAGFCYMAQGDEIATRGALENFIQIDPSFATTREHQLLMDLQTSIESSDADTFAGQVFGYDQLSKLDAWKTNILLLIKNNIQEAEDDLT; encoded by the exons ATGATAGCTGATCCTGACCAGTTGATGCAAAAA GCTGCCAAAAAAGCTAGTGGTACTAGTGGCTTCGCCCTTTTCGGTAGTGGAAACAAATATGAAGAAGCATCTGAACTCTTCTTGGATGCTGCGAACGGTTATAGACTTCAAAAGCAGG GAAGTGCCGCTGGATTCGCTTTTGAGAAAGCTGCCGAAATGCAGTTGAAAACTGATGAGAAGGATGATGCTGCCAACACTTATGTTGAGGCCTACAAGTCGTATCGTCGTGAAAAACCTACAGAGGCTGCTCGTACTTTACAAATTGCAGTGGACTTGTTCACGAGACGTGGTAATTTCCGCCGTGCTGCCAATTACAAAATGGACTTGGGCACCCTATTCGAACAGGATCTACAAAATCCCAAAGCTGCCCTTGCATCTTATGAAGATGCAGGTGAATGGTACATGAGCGATCAAGCTGAAGC TCTTGCTAATAAGGCATATTTGAAGGTTGCTGACCTTGCCGGTCAAGCAGGTGAATATTCCGTtgcaattcaaaaattcgaACAGGTTGCTCGTGCTAGTGTCCAAAACAGTCTTTTGAAATGGAGTGTTAAAGATTATTTGTTGAAGGCGGGTTTCTGTTATATGGCCCAAGGCGATGAGATCGCTACACGTGGTGCTCTGgaaaattttattcaaataGATCCTTCCTTTGCTACTACTCGTGAGCATCAACTACTAATGGATTTGCAAACTTCCATTGAGTCGTCTGATGCCGACACGTTTGCCGGCCAAGTTTTTGGTTATGACCAATTGTCCAAACTTGATGCTTGGAAGACTAATATTTTGTTGCTaattaaaaacaacatCCAGGAGGCTGAGGATGATTTGACTTAA
- the suc2 gene encoding sucrose alpha-glucosidase Suc2 translates to MSTGPLLHFTPKEGFLNDPNGLVQSNGLWHLFFQWNPTALEAGNQHWGHAISRNLYNWNHLPTALFPNEDGGLIFSGSAVVDKHNTSGLFKDSHGRIPTNTEGRIVLIYTTHYDDLETQNIAYSPDGGITFIKYENNPVININESQFRDPKVFWHEETKHWVMVVALAQKLRIAIFRSSNLKNWEKVSEFGPAGLLGIQYECPDLFRLPIENTEDHRWIMVVSINPGSHINGGSMIQYFIGDFDGITFTPIDKIARIFDYGSDFYAAQTFSNVPNNQVISIGWANNWSYASDVPAKQYRGIMSCPRELSLRSMPVNSEAQELVLVQRPYNTEALKHPLSEPYPLALETVSEFPPTSICGTRFYLCATIPVSATDSEKLEFMRLRWSATSDVLGNKQYIELGYRFSDGAVYIDRGSSEASWKNPMYSERSISNLPAILIDDKMMVDFGILMDQSVVEVYGNHGGKVFTNTYHFSEGSEDSPLKYYYLALPRAAKLVKANVLPLFTKVPK, encoded by the coding sequence ATGTCAACTGGTCCTTTGCTTCATTTTACCCCAAAAGAGGGATTTTTGAACGATCCTAACGGTCTCGTGCAATCGAATGGGTTATGGCACTTGTTCTTCCAGTGGAATCCAACCGCGTTGGAAGCAGGAAATCAACATTGGGGCCATGCTATTAGCAGGAACCTGTATAATTGGAACCATCTCCCAACGGCTCTTTTCCCCAATGAAGACGGTGGTCTTATATTTAGCGGAAGTGCTGTTGTCGATAAACACAACACTTCTGGGTTATTTAAAGATTCGCATGGAAGAATTCCCACAAACACCGAAGGCCGTATCGTCCTCATTTACACGACTCATTATGATGACCTTGAAACTCAAAATATTGCCTATAGTCCAGATGGAGGCATCACATTTATAAAGTATGAGAACAATCCCGTTATCAATATAAATGAGTCTCAGTTCCGCGACCCTAAAGTTTTTTGGCACgaagaaacaaagcatTGGGTGATGGTCGTTGCACTCGCTCAAAAGTTGCGTATAGCTATTTTCCGCTCTTCTAACTTAAAAAACTGGGAAAAGGTTTCCGAATTTGGTCCTGCTGGCTTATTAGGTATCCAGTACGAATGTCCTGATCTTTTCCGTCTACCAATTGAAAATACAGAGGATCATCGTTGGATTATGGTTGTGTCCATTAATCCTGGGTCCCATATAAACGGCGGAAGCATGATCCAGTATTTTATTGGTGACTTTGATGGCATAACCTTTACTCCTATCGATAAAATTGCTCGTATTTTCGATTACGGTAGTGATTTTTATGCAGCTCAGACATTCTCCAACGTCCCCAATAACCAAGTGATTAGTATAGGATGGGCTAATAACTGGAGCTATGCAAGTGATGTTCCCGCGAAACAATATCGGGGGATAATGTCCTGCCCTCGCGAACTTTCTCTACGTTCTATGCCTGTGAACTCTGAAGCACAGGAGCTTGTTTTAGTCCAACGTCCCTATAACACAGAAGCTCTAAAGCATCCTCTCTCGGAGCCTTATCCTTTGGCCTTGGAAACCGTTTCGGAGTTTCCTCCTACCTCAATATGTGGCACTAGATTTTATCTTTGTGCTACCATACCTGTCTCTGCAACTGATTCAGAAAAACTAGAATTCATGCGTTTGCGTTGGTCAGCAACTTCTGATGTCCTTGGCAACAAACAGTACATCGAGCTTGGATATCGTTTTAGCGATGGTGCTGTCTATATCGATCGTGGTTCAAGTGAGGCAAGCTGGAAAAATCCTATGTATTCTGAGCGTTCTATATCCAATTTACCCGCTATTCTTATTGATGACAAGATGATGGTGGATTTCGGAATCCTTATGGACCAATCTGTTGTAGAGGTCTATGGAAATCATGGAGGAAAGGTTTTTACGAACACTTACCACTTTTCAGAAGGATCAGAAGACTCTCCTCTtaaatattattatttagCGCTTCCTCGGGCCGCCAAGCTGGTCAAAGCTAACGTGTTGCCTCTATTCACAAAAGTTCCCAAGTAA
- a CDS encoding DUF5102 family conserved fungal protein, associated with clathrin coated vesicle, whose protein sequence is MNLDTSSFRRSLDEEHSQNEDSDFEPFPTSMNPENANHKDLTEKQSRDSLQETNETNTASPVDEFQPFETDEPNAMEGEANHKDSPTGENELPSLTYEAEEHILEESNDFDDFGEFGEVEIEAPIATFEGDHWFENFEASVHALFGPPKDPEPLPESPLDLARILSLWDKLIEMPVLQRPDWLRSSIRHIFLVSMGLPVDLDELLPTQSNFPASSTSSSFKNILKISTSTTQLENEPSFNYTVARRLCCTTQEVLASRSPDALVEHIEMLKQYVSEATALAQYWTDKRDSSLNDKLLYETVVDDLVQLSKRLRKSAR, encoded by the coding sequence ATGAATCTCGATACTTCGTCTTTTCGACGGTCTTTAGACGAAGAACATAGCCAAAATGAGGATTCCGACTTTGAACCGTTTCCCACTAGTATGAATCCTGAAAATGCAAACCATAAGGATTTGacagaaaagcaaagcaggGATTCTTTGCAAGAGACGAATGAGACAAATACTGCTTCTCCCGTAGATGAGTTTCAACCTTTCGAAACGGACGAGCCGAATGCAATGGAGGGAGAAGCAAACCATAAGGACAGTCCAACAGGAGAGAACGAACTACCAAGCTTAACTTATGAAGCAGAAGAACATATATTAGAGGAAAGTAAtgattttgatgattttggCGAATTCGGCGAAGTGGAGATAGAGGCTCCTATTGCGACTTTCGAGGGAGATCATTGGTTTGAGAATTTTGAAGCTTCTGTTCACGCTTTGTTTGGTCCTCCTAAAGACCCCGAACCTCTTCCCGAATCACCTCTTGATCTCGCAAGGATCTTATCGTTATGGGATAAACTCATTGAAATGCCCGTCCTTCAACGGCCCGACTGGTTACGCTCCAGCATTCGACATATCTTTTTGGTCTCTATGGGGCTGCCAGTTGATTTGGACGAGTTGTTACCAACACAATCGAACTTTCCGGCTTCttctacttcttcttctttcaaaaatatccTTAAAATCTCGACTTCTACTACGCAGTTAGAAAACGAGCCCTCATTCAATTACACAGTTGCTCGACGTCTATGTTGTACTACCCAGGAAGTACTTGCATCTCGATCTCCCGATGCTCTAGTCGAGCATATAGAAATGTTGAAGCAATACGTTTCAGAGGCCACTGCTCTAGCACAGTACTGGACTGATAAGCGCGACTCATCGTTGAATGATAAATTACTTTATGAAACAGTGGTAGATGATCTTGTGCAGCTTAGTAAACGCTTACGAAAGTCCGCTCGTTAA
- the omh6 gene encoding alpha-1,2-mannosyltransferase Omh6: MKLVLICLLLSIAIPFLVQRFQSGVIPLKNVLSVKGLPQKTSLNASFLIFAEDGDLLDVLQTIRTVEDRWNKRFHYPWTFFSTKKISSFFMETTSSVASGNCEYVQWDSTEYYGTGLKDTMYYLEQSEKLSSEGVKYSRSGSFHRYQEWILHSLLYHPQLRFEYVWRLEPGLRFNCEEESDYFDEMRKQNATLGFTNHVCETRRSGILELEQALNKYEQEGMPDQPRIAWEYSTEDIYCKFWPYDEIIALRKFRENSSFVQLTQHLLNEGGIYYYRWTESDILSLVLKVYNSSTLPLDTAGYMFRPDINHCPDMESGRCACYVDD; encoded by the exons ATGAAATTGGttcttatttgtttacttttaagTATTGCAATTCCATTCCTCGTTCAGCGCTTCCAGTCTGGTGTGAttcctttaaaaaatgttttaaGCGTCAAGGGTCTACCCCAAAAAACATCGCTgaatgcttcttttttgatatttgcAGA AGATGGAGATTTGCTTGACGTTTTACAGACGATTCGAACTGTAGAAGATCGATGGAATAAGCGATTTCATTATCCTTGGACATTCTTCagtacaaaaaaaatctccTCATTTTTTATGGAAACTACGAGTTCTGTAGCATCCGGAAATTGTGAATACG TTCAATGGGACTCAACAGAATACTATGGGACAGGCTTAAAAGATACTATGTACTACTTGGAGCAATCAGAAAAGCTTTCAAGTGAGGGAGTCAAATACAGTAGATCGGGATCCTTTCATCGATACCAAGAATGGATTTTGCATTCCCTGTTATACCATCCACAGCTTCGTTTTGAATATGTCTGGCGACTTGAACCTGGTCTTCGCTTCAATTGCGAAGAAGAGTC AGATTATTTTGACGAAatgagaaaacaaaatgcaaCACTAGGATTCACCAACCATGTTTGCGAAACTAGGCGTTCAGGAATCCTCGAACTAGAACAAGCCTTGAACAAGTATGAGCAGGAAGGTATGCCGGATCAACCTCGCATAGCATGGGAGTATTCCACAGAGGATATATATTGCAAATTCTGGCCGTACGACGAAATAATTGCTTTACGAAAATTTCGAGAgaattcttcctttgttcAGCTGACACAACACTTGCTCAACGAAGGGGGTATTTATTACTATCGATGGA CTGAATCTGATATACTCTCTTTAGTGTTGAAAGTATACAACTCCTCAACTCTCCCTTTGGATACAGCGGGATACATGTTTCGACCAGATATAAATCATTGCCCGGATATGGAGAGTGGAAGATGTGCTTGCTATGTAGACGATTAA
- the rad24 gene encoding 14-3-3 protein Rad24 encodes MSTTSREDAVYLAKLAEQAERYEGMVENMKSVASTDQELTVEERNLLSVAYKNVIGARRASWRIVSSIEQKEESKGNTAQVELIKEYRHKIEQELDTICQDILNVLEKHLIPNAASAESKVFYYKMKGDYFRYLAEFAVSDKRKHSADQSLEGYKAASESAQAELAPTHPIRLGLALNFSVFYYEILNSPDRACYLAKQAFDEAISELDSLSEESYKDSTLIMQLLRDNLTLWTSDAEYNAAAAGNAEGAQEAPASSNVPAEGESEPKADA; translated from the exons ATGTCGACTACTTCTCGTGAAGATGCTGTTTACTTAGCCAAGCTTGCTGAGCAAGCAGAGCGCTATGAAG GCATGGTCGAAAACATGAAAAGCGTTGCCTCCACTGACCAAGAATTGACTGTTGAAGAACGCAACTTACTTTCTGTCGCTTACAAGAACGTTATTGGTGCTCGTCGGGCGTCTTGGCGCATCGTCTCTTCTATCgaacaaaaggaagagaGCAAGGGTAACACTGCCCAAGTTGAATTGATCAAGGAATACCGTCACAAGATTGAGCAAGAGCTTGACACCATCTGCCAAGACATTTTGAACGTTCTCGAGAAGCATCTTATCCCTAATGCTGCTTCCGCCGAGTCAAAGGTCTTCTACTACAAAATGAAGGGTGACTACTTCCGTTACCTTGCTGAGTTCGCCGTTAGTGACAAGCGTAAACACTCTGCCGATCAATCTCTTGAAGGTTACAAGGCTGCTTCCGAGTCTGCTCAAGCTGAACTTGCTCCTACTCACCCCATCCGTTTAGGCCTTGCTCTCAACTTTTCAGTTTTCTACTACGAAATCTTAAACTCGCCCGACCGTGCTTGCTACTTGGCTAAGCAAGCTTTCGACGAAGCTATCTCTGAGTTGGATAGCCTTTCCGAAGAATCTTATAAGGATTCTACTTTGATCATGCAATTGTTGCGTGATAACCTCACATTATGGACTTCTGATGCCGAATACAATGCAGCTGCTGCTGGCAATGCCGAAGGTGCTCAAGAAGCCCCTGCTTCTTCCAACGTTCCTGCTGAGGGAGAGTCTGAACCCAAGGCTGATGCATAA
- a CDS encoding palmitoyl-(protein) hydrolase, whose protein sequence is MASKLTSAIVNPTLTHKATVIFLHGLGDSGHGWSFMAEQFKSMGHVKWIFPNAPIAPVTANNNFKMPSWFDIYSFDNLNKQDEEGILHCVNMLHQLIDAEVAAGISSDKILIGGFSQGCMVSLFAGLTYPKRLAGIMGHSGFLPLEHEFPKNLSKVARNIPIFLGYMNNDPIVPSALSSASAEYMKQKLLLNCMNKLYDGDMHSPSPESFLDMYKFALSTIGTD, encoded by the exons ATGGCTTCCAAGTTAACTTCTGCCATCGTAAATCCCACTTTGACGCACAAAGCGACCGTCATCTTTCTTCATG GTCTTGGTGATTCTGGTCATGGCTGGTCATTTATGGCAGAGCAGTTCAAGTCGATGGGTCATGTAAAATGGATATTTCCTAACGC ACCAATCGCTCCTGTGACTGCAAACAATAACTTCAAAATGCCTTCTTG GTTTGAcatatattcttttgataatttGAATAAGCAAGATGAAGAAGGGATCCTTCATTGCGTCAACATGCTTCACCAATTGATAGACGCTGAAGTTGCTGCAGGAATTTCCAGCGACAAAATCTTGATCGGAGGTTTCTCTCAAG GTTGTATGGTTTCCCTCTTTGCAGGATTGACATATCCTAAACGCTTGGCTGGTATCATGGGCCATTCTGGCTTCCTTCCACTTGAGCACGAGTTTCCAAAGAATCTTTCAAAGGTTGCTAGAAACATTCCTATTTTTCTGGGTTATATGAATAACGATCCCATTGTTCCTTCTGCTCTTTCTAGTGCTTCCGCAGAATATATGAAGCAAAAGCTCCTTTTGAATTGTATGAACAAACTTTATGACGGAGACATGCATTCCCCCTCCCCGGAATCTTTCCTTGACATGTATAAATTTGCACTTTCTACAATTGGAACCGATTAG
- a CDS encoding sorbose reductase yields the protein MSLSMFSLKGKTSIVTGGSGGIGFAIAKSLAAAGSNVGLLYGGNKKALDYARELRETYHVKSEAYSCSIEKRNAVLETTNQAVKELGGRLDIMVANAGIAIPHLALEDENEDIWTKVVNVNLNGAYYTAQAAGHHFKNQGSGSLIFTASMSGHIANWPQQWASYHATKGAVKHLSRALAVEWAPFARVNSVSPGYIDTDLTLYADEKLRKQWKDLTPQGRIGLPEELVGAYVYLASDASSYCTGTDIVVDGGYVSR from the coding sequence ATGTCGCTTTCtatgttttcattaaagGGTAAGACCTCTATTGTCACGGGTGGATCCGGCGGAATCGGATTTGCTATTGCAAAATCCTTGGCCGCCGCTGGCTCTAATGTCGGTCTCTTGTACGGcggaaacaaaaaggcTCTCGACTATGCCCGCGAGCTCCGCGAAACCTATCATGTGAAATCTGAAGCCTACTCTTGCTCTATCGAAAAGCGCAATGCTGTCCTTGAAACTACTAACCAGGCAGTCAAGGAACTCGGAGGCCGTCTCGACATCATGGTTGCCAATGCCGGAATCGCCATTCCACATCTTGCCTTGGAAGACGAAAACGAAGACATTTGGACAAAGGTTGTTAACGTGAACTTGAATGGCGCCTATTACACCGCACAAGCTGCTGGCCATCACTTCAAGAATCAAGGCAGCGGCAGCTTGATTTTCACTGCCAGTATGAGTGGTCATATCGCCAATTGGCCTCAGCAATGGGCTTCCTACCATGCTACCAAGGGTGCTGTCAAGCATCTTTCTCGTGCTCTTGCTGTCGAATGGGCTCCCTTTGCCAGAGTCAATTCGGTCTCTCCCGGATATATTGATACTGACTTGACTCTCTATGCGGACGAAAAGCTCCGTAAGCAATGGAAAGATTTAACTCCTCAAGGCCGCATTGGATTGCCTGAAGAATTGGTCGGTGCTTACGTTTATCTCGCCTCAGATGCCAGTTCCTATTGCACAGGCACGGATATTGTCGTCGACGGTGGCTACGTCTCCCGttaa
- the sen15 gene encoding tRNA-splicing endonuclease subunit Sen15 translates to MNKETFKPIEELHTLDTHPFFGASKAVETDLRLGQQWDELKIHMLQMYSEKERPLLSGIPKTGLLQKKLQYVFPIFLHETISIKTLSAIFDSMKTQNLLLVQDERGLSGRESYIYLGIVCSDSTVVYYKVTDGPMKPRQNDEN, encoded by the coding sequence atgaacaaagaaacattCAAGCCAATTGAAGAATTGCATACGCTGGACACccatcctttttttggggCCTCGAAAGCCGTAGAGACCGATTTGCGACTGGGACAGCAGTGGGACGAACTGAAAATTCACATGCTCCAAATGTATTCAGAGAAGGAACGGCCGCTGCTCTCCGGCATCCCGAAAACAGGGTTGTTGCAGAAAAAGCTGCAATATGTTTTCCCAATTTTTCTGCATGAAACTATTTCCATTAAAACGCTTAGTGCAATCTTTGATTCTATGAAAACACAAAATCTTTTGCTCGTGCAGGACGAACGCGGCCTGTCAGGAAGAGAATCTTACATATATTTGGGTATAGTTTGTTCGGATTCTACAGTGGTATATTACAAAGTTACAGATGGACCGATGAAGCCTCGtcaaaatgatgaaaattAA